The following coding sequences lie in one Carassius carassius chromosome 1, fCarCar2.1, whole genome shotgun sequence genomic window:
- the brd4 gene encoding bromodomain-containing protein 4 isoform X3 — protein MDYKMHSKSNDLLDFQTLDALLEKIAHCSVPVKRESSEECNGISGALPVEPAPGSRLNEWCPAPPPPVPLPAIHPTIMGDGLDVVQMSGSSSSQGQPSSQGSTVFNPNAPETNNPSRPKRQTNQLQYLLKVVLKSLWKHQFAWPFHSPVDAVKLNLPDYYKIIKNPMDMGTIKKRLENSYYINAQECIQDFNTMFTNCYIYNKSGDDIVLMAEALEKVFLHKISEMPQQEVELTTTAGKGRGRGRRDPDINLKIAPGLESSPTIPQTRGLSSLAPGPQMRGPPQGPPTLPPQPIMQALPPRVPPSLPLLPTHPPLAPQLGPHFSMGPTDCNPQVPIMTVVPPPTQTTLPPVLMQQSTPPILQSPIPIPHKQRKSQKRKADTTTPTANDPLNESSPAESKSGKTLPRRDTTRPSKVSKKEAPDSQHHWTPLIGTPSPKQQEQLRYCSGIVKDMFAKKHAAYAWPFYKPVDVDALGLHDYHDIIKHPMDLSTIKDKLENRQYRDAQEFAADVRLMFSNCYKYNPPDHEVVAMARKLQDVFEMRFAKMPDEPEEMLAPAPAPVLHPAPVKTQPPMGTASSSDSSSDSSSESDSSTDDSEEERAQRLAELQEQLKAVHEQLAALSQPQATKPKKKEKEKKEKKKDKHKKKAGVMPALEEILDPPPTLKAPGKPKNKDPLPKKPKKLSKKEGGKGNRSMAPPGAAPPTLQPVVSLDPEEDLGLTGAAGMAGIPSGEKCKPMSYEEKRQLSLDINKLPGDKLGRVVHIIQSREPSLKNSNPDEIEIDFETLKPSTLRELERYVSSCLRKKKKPVSVPEKSMEAVSAAKTKGTSSESGSSSESSSSESEDSETGMASKLKKRGRGEGKKAHHQAVAPGMPQPQVPHQPQTPALQPSAQLKPQQQQHPSPAAYIPPPVTALEPSQLLENPFDPLAHFVQPLMHLPHHANDSPSPAPPHLNAHPPGGPVSPETHPFLNQHPILTSPAALHNALPQQPSRPSNRAAPLPPKPPQQSTPQQQQQPPQQTLPQQLQSQQPPQPQHHLPPHLLHPSQQMRQRPLSPPTLTPQGLFSSQPPQMLLEDDEEPVPSMPLPMYLQHLHPNRLLQQQQQQPPTSLMQSLQSRPQQPGQQSLLQSVQVQSQMSQQSSLPPPQLPVQTQAQPSSQHQARHMQHSQQLSFSQGPVQTTQTQPSQHKVSMPSTKAQQIIQQHPPQHHSPRQHKSDSYNSAHMRDNPSPLMMHSPQMSQYTLVHPSPPQVPKKEPQGPSALGGIKEEKLPPSPVMRGEPFSPALRQDPHKHPESKPTMPGHSQQKADMKPLESSRPVIRSSEQSGPPPSMQDKEKFKQEPKTPVAPKKVQDVKLKNMGSWASLAQKSTSTPSSALKSSSDSFEQFRRAAREKEEREKALKAQAEQAEKDRLRREQEKLRGRDEEDSIETSRRPQEEPRRRQEQQQVQPPPQQHQTQPQAQTPAQPASAPQPSQGPPQSPAASQSALDQQRELARRREQERRRREAMAATIDMNFQSDLMAIFEENLF, from the exons AGAGTCCAGCGAGGAGTGCAATGGAATTAGCGGTGCTCTCCCTGTGGAGCCCGCGCCCGGCTCGAGACTGAACGAGTGGTGTCCTGCCCCACCCCCTCCCGTCCCTCTGCCCGCGATCCACCCCACCATTATGGGGGACGGCCTGGACGTAGTGCAGATGTCGGGGAGCAGCAGCAGTCAGGGGCAGCCATCGTCCCAGGGCTCTACCGTCTTCAATCCCAATGCCCCAGAAACCAATAACCCTTCCCGGCCCAAGCGCCAGACCAACCAGCTGCAGTACCTGCTGAAGGTGGTGCTGAAGTCTCTTTGGAAGCACCAGTTCGCTTGGCCTTTCCATTCTCCTGTTGACGCCGTTAAACTGAATCTGCCT GACTATTACAAGATAATCAAAAACCCTATGGACATGGGAACAATCAAGAAACGCCTAGAGAACAGTTACTACATCAATGCCCAAGAATGTATTCAGGACTTCAACACCATGTTTACTAACTGCTATATTTACAATAAG TCTGGGGATGACATAGTCTTAATGGCAGAAGCACTGGAGAAGGTGTTCCTCCACAAGATTTCAGAGATGCCCCAGCAGGAGGTCGAGTTGACGACCACAGCCGGAAAGGGTCGTGGCCGGGGCAGGAGGGATCCAG ACATTAACCTGAAAATTGCACCTGGCCTGGAGTCTTCACCCACAATTCCTCAAACACGTGGCCTTTCTAGTCTTGCTCCTGGGCCACAAATGAGAGGACCACCACAAGGTCCACCTACTTTACCTCCCCAGCCTATCATGCAAGCCTTGCCCCCTCGAGTACCCCCTTCGCTCCCTTTGCTCCCTACACACCCTCCCCTTGCGCCTCAATTAGGGCCACATTTTTCTATGGGCCCCACTGACTGCAACCCACAGGTCCCCATCATGACGGTTGTGCCTCCTCCAACCCAAACCACCCTGCCGCCCGTGCTCATGCAGCAGAGCACCCCTCCTATTCTACAAAGCCCCATCCCAATACCTCACAAA CAGAGAAAAAGTCAGAAAAGGAAAGCAGACACCACAACACCTACGGCAAACGACCCCCTGAACGAGTCCTCACCTGCTGAGTCGAAGTCAGGAAAGACTCTGCCACGCCGGGATACTACACGACCAAGCAAAGTATCCAAAAAGGAGGCACCGGACTCCCAGCACCATTGGACACCCCTCATTGGGACCCCCAGCCCCAAGCAACAAGAACAGCTACGCTACTGCTCCGGCATTGTAAAGGACATGTTTGCTAAGAAGCATGCTGCATACGCTTGGCCCTTCTACAAGCCAGTGGATGTGGATgctctagggctgcacgattaccATGACATCATCAAGCATCCCATGGACCTCAGCACTATTAAG GACAAGTTGGAAAACAGACAGTACAGAGATGCTCAGGAGTTTGCAGCAGATGTGCGGTTAATGTTCTCCAACTGCTATAAGTACAACCCTCCAGACCATGAAGTGGTGGCTATGGCACGCAAACTGCAG GATGTGTTTGAGATGCGTTTTGCTAAAATGCCCGATGAGCCAGAGGAAATGCTGGCACCCGCTCCTGCGCCAGTGCTCCACCCGGCTCCTGTCAAGACACAGCCTCCCATGGGCACGGCCTCGTCCTCTGACAGCTCCAGTGATTCCTCATCTGAATCTGACTCCTCCACGGACGACTCTGAAGAGGAGAGAGCCCAGAGGCTAGCAGAGCTCCAGGAGCAA CTGAAAGCGGTTCATGAGCAGCTGGCTGCCTTGTCCCAGCCTCAGGCCACCAAACCaaagaaaaaagagaaggaaaagaaggagaagaagaaagacAAGCACAAAAAGAAAGCGGGAGTCATGCCTGCACTTGAAGAGATCCTAGATCCACCTCCTACCCTCAAGGCTCCAGGAAAGCCTAAGAACAAGGATCCTCTTCCTAAGAAGCCCAAGAAGCTGAG CAAGAAGGAGGGAGGTAAGGGCAATCGCTCCATGGCTCCACCCGGTGCTGCTCCACCGACCCTGCAGCCTGTGGTGAGCCTGGATCCTGAGGAGGATCTGGGACTGACTGGAGCAGCTGGAATGGCAGGCATCCCTTCTGGAGAGAAATGTAAACCTATGTCCTATGAAGAAAAGAGACAGCTGAGCCTGGACATTAACAAGCTGCCTGGAGACAAGCTGGGCCGTGTGGTCCACATCATCCAATCCCGTGAGCCGTCGCTTAAGAACTCCAACCCGGACGAGATTGAGATCGACTTTGAGACGTTAAAGCCTTCTACACTGCGGGAACTGGAGAGATACGTGTCGTCCTGCCTTCGCAAGAAGAAGAAGCCTGTCAGTG TTCCAGAGAAGTCCATGGAGGCAGTGAGTGCTGCAAAGACCAAAGGCACATCGTCCGAGTCGGGCAGCAGCAGCGAGTCCAGCTCCTCAGAAAGTGAAGACTCTGAGACAG GGATGGCTTCTAAGCTGAAGAAGAGGGGTAGAGGAGAAGGAAAGAAGGCTCATCACCAGGCGGTGGCTCCAGGCATGCCTCAGCCACAAGTTCCCCATCAACCCCAGACCCCTGCACTGCAGCCCAGTGCTCAGCTGAagccacagcagcagcagcatccctCTCCCGCCGCTTACATACCTCCTCCCGTCACAGCTCTGGAGCCCTCGCAGCTCCTGGAAAACCCATTCGACCCTCTGGCCCACTTCGTCCAGCCCCTCATGCACCTTCCCCACCATGCCAATGACTCGCCCTCTCCTGCGCCGCCTCACCTCAACGCTCACCCTCCAGGAGGCCCAGTGTCACCTGAGACGCACCCTTTCCTGAACCAGCACCCCATCCTCACATCCCCAG CAGCTCTGCACAAcgcattgccccagcagccttcAAGGCCCAGTAATAGGGCAGCCCCGCTACCTCCTAAACCTCCGCAGCAAAGCACgccccagcagcagcagcagccgcccCAGCAGACCCTGCCACAGCAGCTCCAGTCCCAGCAACCCCCACAGCCCCAGCACCACCTCCCTCCTCACCTGCTGCATCCTTCCCAACAAATGCGCCAGCGGCCCCTCTCCCCACCCACGCTCACTCCCCAGGGCCTGTTCTCCTCCCAGCCCCCACAGATGCTGCTAGAGGACGACGAGGAGCCCGTTCCCTCCATGCCCCTGCCCATGTACCTGCAGCACCTGCATCCAAACCGCctgctgcagcagcagcagcagcagccaccGACATCACTAATGCAGTCTCTGCAGAGCAGGCCGCAGCAGCCGGGCCAGCAGTCTCTGCTGCAGTCAGTGCAGGTTCAGTCTCAGATGAGCCAGCAGAGCTCCCTGCCCCCACCGCAGCTTCCTGTTCAGACTCAAGCCCAGCCCTCCTCGCAGCATCAGGCCAGACACATGCAGCACTCGCAGCAGCTGAGCTTCTCTCAAGGCCCGGTGCAGACCACGCAAACGCAGCCTAGTCAACACAAAGTGTCCATGCCCTCCACGAAAGCACAGCAGATTATCCAGCAACATCCACCGCAGCATCACTCTCCACGTCAACACAAGTCTGACTCTTATAACTCAG CACACATGCGAGATAACCCCTCCCCCCTCATGATGCATTCCCCTCAAATGTCTCAGTATACTTTAGTCCACCCGTCCCCTCCTCAGGTCCCCAAAAAG GAACCACAAGGTCCTTCAGCTTTGGGTGGCATTAAAGAAGAGAAGCTGCCTCCTTCACCTGTGATGCGTGGTGAGCCCTTCAGTCCAGCCTTGAGACAAGACCCTCACAAACACCCTGAGAGCAAACCCACAATGCCAGGCCACAGCCAACAGA AAGCAGATATGAAACCACTTGAAAGTTCCCGTCCTGTCATCCGCTCCTCTGAGCAGAGCGGTCCGCCGCCTTCCATGCAGGACAAAGAGAAATTCAAACAGGAGCCCAAGACTCCTGTAGCGCCTAAAAAGGTACAG GATGTGAAACTGAAGAACATGGGTTCCTGGGCGAGCCTGGCACAGAAGTCCACCTCCACTCCCTCGTCTGCTCTGAAGTCCTCAAGTGACAGCTTCGAACAGTTTCGACGTGCGGCCCGAGAGAAGGAAGAGCGAGAGAAAGCCCTGAAGGCCCAGGCCGAGCAAGCTGAGAAAGACCGTCTGCGGAGAGAACAAGAGAAACTTCG GGGACGGGATGAGGAGGACTCCATTGAGACGTCCCGAAGGCCTCAGGAGGAGCCCCGCAGGCGGCAGGAGCAACAGCAGGTCCAGCCGCCGCCGCAGCAGCACCAAACTCAGCCCCAAGCCCAAACCCCGGCCCAGCCGGCCTCGGCCCCGCAGCCTTCCCAGGGCCCGCCACAGTCCCCCGCTGCTTCCCAGAGTGCActtgaccagcagagggagctcgCGCGTCGCCGGGaacaggagaggaggaggagagaggcg ATGGCAGCTACTATTGACATGAATTTCCAAAGCGATTTGATGGCTATCTTTGAGGAGAACTTGTTCTGA
- the brd4 gene encoding bromodomain-containing protein 4 isoform X6 — translation MDYKMHSKSNDLLDFQTLDALLEKIAHCSVPVKRESSEECNGISGALPVEPAPGSRLNEWCPAPPPPVPLPAIHPTIMGDGLDVVQMSGSSSSQGQPSSQGSTVFNPNAPETNNPSRPKRQTNQLQYLLKVVLKSLWKHQFAWPFHSPVDAVKLNLPDYYKIIKNPMDMGTIKKRLENSYYINAQECIQDFNTMFTNCYIYNKSGDDIVLMAEALEKVFLHKISEMPQQEVELTTTAGKGRGRGRRDPDINLKIAPGLESSPTIPQTRGLSSLAPGPQMRGPPQGPPTLPPQPIMQALPPRVPPSLPLLPTHPPLAPQLGPHFSMGPTDCNPQVPIMTVVPPPTQTTLPPVLMQQSTPPILQSPIPIPHKQQRKSQKRKADTTTPTANDPLNESSPAESKSGKTLPRRDTTRPSKVSKKEAPDSQHHWTPLIGTPSPKQQEQLRYCSGIVKDMFAKKHAAYAWPFYKPVDVDALGLHDYHDIIKHPMDLSTIKDKLENRQYRDAQEFAADVRLMFSNCYKYNPPDHEVVAMARKLQDVFEMRFAKMPDEPEEMLAPAPAPVLHPAPVKTQPPMGTASSSDSSSDSSSESDSSTDDSEEERAQRLAELQEQLKAVHEQLAALSQPQATKPKKKEKEKKEKKKDKHKKKAGVMPALEEILDPPPTLKAPGKPKNKDPLPKKPKKLSKKEGGKGNRSMAPPGAAPPTLQPVVSLDPEEDLGLTGAAGMAGIPSGEKCKPMSYEEKRQLSLDINKLPGDKLGRVVHIIQSREPSLKNSNPDEIEIDFETLKPSTLRELERYVSSCLRKKKKPVSVPEKSMEAVSAAKTKGTSSESGSSSESSSSESEDSETGMASKLKKRGRGEGKKAHHQAVAPGMPQPQVPHQPQTPALQPSAQLKPQQQQHPSPAAYIPPPVTALEPSQLLENPFDPLAHFVQPLMHLPHHANDSPSPAPPHLNAHPPGGPVSPETHPFLNQHPILTSPALHNALPQQPSRPSNRAAPLPPKPPQQSTPQQQQQPPQQTLPQQLQSQQPPQPQHHLPPHLLHPSQQMRQRPLSPPTLTPQGLFSSQPPQMLLEDDEEPVPSMPLPMYLQHLHPNRLLQQQQQQPPTSLMQSLQSRPQQPGQQSLLQSVQVQSQMSQQSSLPPPQLPVQTQAQPSSQHQARHMQHSQQLSFSQGPVQTTQTQPSQHKVSMPSTKAQQIIQQHPPQHHSPRQHKSDSYNSAHMRDNPSPLMMHSPQMSQYTLVHPSPPQVPKKEPQGPSALGGIKEEKLPPSPVMRGEPFSPALRQDPHKHPESKPTMPGHSQQKADMKPLESSRPVIRSSEQSGPPPSMQDKEKFKQEPKTPVAPKKDVKLKNMGSWASLAQKSTSTPSSALKSSSDSFEQFRRAAREKEEREKALKAQAEQAEKDRLRREQEKLRGRDEEDSIETSRRPQEEPRRRQEQQQVQPPPQQHQTQPQAQTPAQPASAPQPSQGPPQSPAASQSALDQQRELARRREQERRRREAMAATIDMNFQSDLMAIFEENLF, via the exons AGAGTCCAGCGAGGAGTGCAATGGAATTAGCGGTGCTCTCCCTGTGGAGCCCGCGCCCGGCTCGAGACTGAACGAGTGGTGTCCTGCCCCACCCCCTCCCGTCCCTCTGCCCGCGATCCACCCCACCATTATGGGGGACGGCCTGGACGTAGTGCAGATGTCGGGGAGCAGCAGCAGTCAGGGGCAGCCATCGTCCCAGGGCTCTACCGTCTTCAATCCCAATGCCCCAGAAACCAATAACCCTTCCCGGCCCAAGCGCCAGACCAACCAGCTGCAGTACCTGCTGAAGGTGGTGCTGAAGTCTCTTTGGAAGCACCAGTTCGCTTGGCCTTTCCATTCTCCTGTTGACGCCGTTAAACTGAATCTGCCT GACTATTACAAGATAATCAAAAACCCTATGGACATGGGAACAATCAAGAAACGCCTAGAGAACAGTTACTACATCAATGCCCAAGAATGTATTCAGGACTTCAACACCATGTTTACTAACTGCTATATTTACAATAAG TCTGGGGATGACATAGTCTTAATGGCAGAAGCACTGGAGAAGGTGTTCCTCCACAAGATTTCAGAGATGCCCCAGCAGGAGGTCGAGTTGACGACCACAGCCGGAAAGGGTCGTGGCCGGGGCAGGAGGGATCCAG ACATTAACCTGAAAATTGCACCTGGCCTGGAGTCTTCACCCACAATTCCTCAAACACGTGGCCTTTCTAGTCTTGCTCCTGGGCCACAAATGAGAGGACCACCACAAGGTCCACCTACTTTACCTCCCCAGCCTATCATGCAAGCCTTGCCCCCTCGAGTACCCCCTTCGCTCCCTTTGCTCCCTACACACCCTCCCCTTGCGCCTCAATTAGGGCCACATTTTTCTATGGGCCCCACTGACTGCAACCCACAGGTCCCCATCATGACGGTTGTGCCTCCTCCAACCCAAACCACCCTGCCGCCCGTGCTCATGCAGCAGAGCACCCCTCCTATTCTACAAAGCCCCATCCCAATACCTCACAAA CAGCAGAGAAAAAGTCAGAAAAGGAAAGCAGACACCACAACACCTACGGCAAACGACCCCCTGAACGAGTCCTCACCTGCTGAGTCGAAGTCAGGAAAGACTCTGCCACGCCGGGATACTACACGACCAAGCAAAGTATCCAAAAAGGAGGCACCGGACTCCCAGCACCATTGGACACCCCTCATTGGGACCCCCAGCCCCAAGCAACAAGAACAGCTACGCTACTGCTCCGGCATTGTAAAGGACATGTTTGCTAAGAAGCATGCTGCATACGCTTGGCCCTTCTACAAGCCAGTGGATGTGGATgctctagggctgcacgattaccATGACATCATCAAGCATCCCATGGACCTCAGCACTATTAAG GACAAGTTGGAAAACAGACAGTACAGAGATGCTCAGGAGTTTGCAGCAGATGTGCGGTTAATGTTCTCCAACTGCTATAAGTACAACCCTCCAGACCATGAAGTGGTGGCTATGGCACGCAAACTGCAG GATGTGTTTGAGATGCGTTTTGCTAAAATGCCCGATGAGCCAGAGGAAATGCTGGCACCCGCTCCTGCGCCAGTGCTCCACCCGGCTCCTGTCAAGACACAGCCTCCCATGGGCACGGCCTCGTCCTCTGACAGCTCCAGTGATTCCTCATCTGAATCTGACTCCTCCACGGACGACTCTGAAGAGGAGAGAGCCCAGAGGCTAGCAGAGCTCCAGGAGCAA CTGAAAGCGGTTCATGAGCAGCTGGCTGCCTTGTCCCAGCCTCAGGCCACCAAACCaaagaaaaaagagaaggaaaagaaggagaagaagaaagacAAGCACAAAAAGAAAGCGGGAGTCATGCCTGCACTTGAAGAGATCCTAGATCCACCTCCTACCCTCAAGGCTCCAGGAAAGCCTAAGAACAAGGATCCTCTTCCTAAGAAGCCCAAGAAGCTGAG CAAGAAGGAGGGAGGTAAGGGCAATCGCTCCATGGCTCCACCCGGTGCTGCTCCACCGACCCTGCAGCCTGTGGTGAGCCTGGATCCTGAGGAGGATCTGGGACTGACTGGAGCAGCTGGAATGGCAGGCATCCCTTCTGGAGAGAAATGTAAACCTATGTCCTATGAAGAAAAGAGACAGCTGAGCCTGGACATTAACAAGCTGCCTGGAGACAAGCTGGGCCGTGTGGTCCACATCATCCAATCCCGTGAGCCGTCGCTTAAGAACTCCAACCCGGACGAGATTGAGATCGACTTTGAGACGTTAAAGCCTTCTACACTGCGGGAACTGGAGAGATACGTGTCGTCCTGCCTTCGCAAGAAGAAGAAGCCTGTCAGTG TTCCAGAGAAGTCCATGGAGGCAGTGAGTGCTGCAAAGACCAAAGGCACATCGTCCGAGTCGGGCAGCAGCAGCGAGTCCAGCTCCTCAGAAAGTGAAGACTCTGAGACAG GGATGGCTTCTAAGCTGAAGAAGAGGGGTAGAGGAGAAGGAAAGAAGGCTCATCACCAGGCGGTGGCTCCAGGCATGCCTCAGCCACAAGTTCCCCATCAACCCCAGACCCCTGCACTGCAGCCCAGTGCTCAGCTGAagccacagcagcagcagcatccctCTCCCGCCGCTTACATACCTCCTCCCGTCACAGCTCTGGAGCCCTCGCAGCTCCTGGAAAACCCATTCGACCCTCTGGCCCACTTCGTCCAGCCCCTCATGCACCTTCCCCACCATGCCAATGACTCGCCCTCTCCTGCGCCGCCTCACCTCAACGCTCACCCTCCAGGAGGCCCAGTGTCACCTGAGACGCACCCTTTCCTGAACCAGCACCCCATCCTCACATCCCCAG CTCTGCACAAcgcattgccccagcagccttcAAGGCCCAGTAATAGGGCAGCCCCGCTACCTCCTAAACCTCCGCAGCAAAGCACgccccagcagcagcagcagccgcccCAGCAGACCCTGCCACAGCAGCTCCAGTCCCAGCAACCCCCACAGCCCCAGCACCACCTCCCTCCTCACCTGCTGCATCCTTCCCAACAAATGCGCCAGCGGCCCCTCTCCCCACCCACGCTCACTCCCCAGGGCCTGTTCTCCTCCCAGCCCCCACAGATGCTGCTAGAGGACGACGAGGAGCCCGTTCCCTCCATGCCCCTGCCCATGTACCTGCAGCACCTGCATCCAAACCGCctgctgcagcagcagcagcagcagccaccGACATCACTAATGCAGTCTCTGCAGAGCAGGCCGCAGCAGCCGGGCCAGCAGTCTCTGCTGCAGTCAGTGCAGGTTCAGTCTCAGATGAGCCAGCAGAGCTCCCTGCCCCCACCGCAGCTTCCTGTTCAGACTCAAGCCCAGCCCTCCTCGCAGCATCAGGCCAGACACATGCAGCACTCGCAGCAGCTGAGCTTCTCTCAAGGCCCGGTGCAGACCACGCAAACGCAGCCTAGTCAACACAAAGTGTCCATGCCCTCCACGAAAGCACAGCAGATTATCCAGCAACATCCACCGCAGCATCACTCTCCACGTCAACACAAGTCTGACTCTTATAACTCAG CACACATGCGAGATAACCCCTCCCCCCTCATGATGCATTCCCCTCAAATGTCTCAGTATACTTTAGTCCACCCGTCCCCTCCTCAGGTCCCCAAAAAG GAACCACAAGGTCCTTCAGCTTTGGGTGGCATTAAAGAAGAGAAGCTGCCTCCTTCACCTGTGATGCGTGGTGAGCCCTTCAGTCCAGCCTTGAGACAAGACCCTCACAAACACCCTGAGAGCAAACCCACAATGCCAGGCCACAGCCAACAGA AAGCAGATATGAAACCACTTGAAAGTTCCCGTCCTGTCATCCGCTCCTCTGAGCAGAGCGGTCCGCCGCCTTCCATGCAGGACAAAGAGAAATTCAAACAGGAGCCCAAGACTCCTGTAGCGCCTAAAAAG GATGTGAAACTGAAGAACATGGGTTCCTGGGCGAGCCTGGCACAGAAGTCCACCTCCACTCCCTCGTCTGCTCTGAAGTCCTCAAGTGACAGCTTCGAACAGTTTCGACGTGCGGCCCGAGAGAAGGAAGAGCGAGAGAAAGCCCTGAAGGCCCAGGCCGAGCAAGCTGAGAAAGACCGTCTGCGGAGAGAACAAGAGAAACTTCG GGGACGGGATGAGGAGGACTCCATTGAGACGTCCCGAAGGCCTCAGGAGGAGCCCCGCAGGCGGCAGGAGCAACAGCAGGTCCAGCCGCCGCCGCAGCAGCACCAAACTCAGCCCCAAGCCCAAACCCCGGCCCAGCCGGCCTCGGCCCCGCAGCCTTCCCAGGGCCCGCCACAGTCCCCCGCTGCTTCCCAGAGTGCActtgaccagcagagggagctcgCGCGTCGCCGGGaacaggagaggaggaggagagaggcg ATGGCAGCTACTATTGACATGAATTTCCAAAGCGATTTGATGGCTATCTTTGAGGAGAACTTGTTCTGA